A region of Sesamum indicum cultivar Zhongzhi No. 13 linkage group LG7, S_indicum_v1.0, whole genome shotgun sequence DNA encodes the following proteins:
- the LOC105166174 gene encoding uncharacterized protein LOC105166174 encodes MSVATEKPGEETRSILAPTGNRVRVFEEQRGKEEMRKKSGEKPKKVASKSPAEAAATAFARCNISADSSSDSSSSSSSSSRGSNVKSGKSMGSRRIKNSNGVVKAAKVVPAGVEALTLSPAVPLIVKRCDWITPNSEQLYTSFHDEEWGVPVHDDIKLFELLVFSQALAELSWPVILSKRSIFRKFFNDFDPTSVANIDDERLLSMRVHGSTLLSEPKLRAIVDNAKQLQKIQQEFGSFNNYCWRFVNHKPIKSGFRYARQVPAKTPKSELISKDLIQRGFRCVGPTVVYSFMQVAGLVNDHLVTCFRYNECSHCPAKDPRPQLDKREEAPPRDAVEEKCTSDNSCPESKPST; translated from the exons ATGTCAGTGGCTACTGAAAAACCCGGGGAGGAAACCCGGTCCATACTCGCTCCGACGGGGAACCGGGTCCGGGTTTTTGAAGAACAGAGGGGAAAGGAAGAGATGAGGAAGAAGTCCGGCGAGAAGCCTAAGAAAGTAGCTTCGAAGTCACCGGCGGAGGCTGCGGCGACAGCTTTTGCGAGGTGCAATATATCAGCTGATAGCTCTTCGGactcttcttcctcctcttcttcgTCTTCCAGGGGCTCAAACGTAAAATCTGGAAAAAGTATGGGCTCGAGgagaattaaaaatagtaatggGGTTGTTAAAGCTGCGAAAGTTGTTCCAGCTGGAGTCGAAGCTCTGACGCTCTCCCCTGCGGTGCCGCTAATTGTTAAGCGTTGCGATTGGATCACCCCCAATTCTG AACAACTATATACTTCTTTTCATGATGAGGAATGGGGAGTCCCAGTTCATGATGATATCAAGTTATTTGAGCTTCTGGTTTTCTCACAAGCATTGGCAGAACTCTCCTGGCCCGTAATTCTTAGCAAGAGATCGATATTTAG AAAGTTCTTTAATGACTTTGATCCAACATCAGTAGCAAATATTGACGATGAGAGATTACTGTCGATGAGAGTGCATGGAAGCACATTGCTCTCTGAACCAAAACTTCGTGCGATTGTCGATAACGCTAAGCAGCTGCAGAAG ATCCAGCAAGAGTTTGGTTCCTTCAATAACTACTGCTGGCGATTCGTGAACCATAAACCAATAAAAAGTGGGTTTCGCTACGCACGTCAAGTACCAGCTAAAACGCCAAAATCGGAACTCATAAGCAAGGATCTGATTCAAAGAGGCTTCCGCTGCGTAGGACCAACAGTAGTTTATTCATTTATGCAAGTGGCTGGTTTAGTAAATGATCATCTCGTCACATGCTTCAGATACAACGAATGCAGCCATTGTCCTGCAAAAGATCCAAGACCTCAGCTTGACAAGAGAGAAGAAGCACCTCCTCGAGATGCTGTGGAGGAGAAATGCACATCCGATAACTCATGTCCTGAATCTAAACCTAGTACTTG
- the LOC105166172 gene encoding lysophospholipid acyltransferase LPEAT1 isoform X2, with translation MGSELQDLTHAPPAEPRPRPDPDDSPLLLNPETKTPKPQNQVPVAEQSIEEMEKKYAAFVRQDVYGTMGRGDLPWVEKFLLGLALVFLVPVRVVAGMSILVTYYAICRVCTAFLAPNREDGQEDYAHMGGWRRAVIVQSGRFLSRLLLFVFGFYWISETSRGNEVNGQFNNETASLDQSEQLGRPGAIISNHVSYLDILYHMSSSFPSFVAKRSVAKLPLVGLISKCLGCVYVQRELKSSDFKGVSGIVNERIREAHQNKFAPKMMLFPEGTTTNGDYLLPFKTGAFLAKAPVLPIILRYPYQRFSPAWDSISGARHVILLLCQFANYMEVTRLPVYRPSEQEKEDPKLYAENVRKLMAQEGNLILSDIGLAEKRVYHAALNGLFCQR, from the exons ATGGGGTCCGAGCTTCAAGACCTGACTCACGCGCCTCCAGCCGAACCGCGACCCAGACCCGACCCAGATGACAGTCCACTCCTCCTCAACCCAGAGACGAAAACCCCCAAACCTCAAAACCAAGTTCCGGTGGCTGAACAAAGTATCGAGGAGATGGAGAAGAAGTACGCCGCGTTTGTCCGGCAGGACGTGTACGGGACAATGGGTCGTGGGGATTTGCCGTGGGTTGAGAAATTCTTACTTGGGCTGGCATTGGTGTTTTTGGTGCCGGTTAGAGTGGTGGCGGGTATGAGTATTTTGGTAACTTATTACGCGATTTGTAGAGTTTGCACAGCTTTTCTAGCTCCGAACAGGGAGGATGGACAGGAGGATTACGCGCACATGGGGGGGTGGCGAAGGGCGGTGATTGTACAGAGCGGCAGATTTCTGTCTAGGCTTTTGCTGTTTGTTTTTGGGTTCTACTGGATTTCTGAAACCAGTAGGGGTAATGAGGTTAACGGGCAGTTTAACAATGAG ACTGCATCTTTGGATCAATCTGAACAGTTGGGAAGACCTGGGGCCATCATATCAAATCATGTATCATATTTAGATATTCTGTACCATATGTCTTCCTCTTTTCCGAGCTTTGTTGCTAAG AGATCAGTGGCTAAACTTCCTCTTGTTGGTCTCATAAG CAAGTGTCTCGGTTGTGTATATGTGCAGCGGGAGTTAAAATCATCGGACTTCAAGGGTGTCTCAG GTATTGTCAATGAAAGAATTCGAGAAGCTCATCAAAATAAGTTTGCTCCAAAGATGATGCTTTTCCCAG AAGGCACAACCACAAATGGAGACTACCTCCTTCCGTTCAAGACTGGTGCATTTCTGGCGAAGGCTCCAGTACTTCCCATCATATTAAGATATCCTTACCAGAGATTTAGTCCTGCATGGGACTCTATTTCTGGG GCGCGCCATGTGATTCTTCTTCTCTGTCAGTTTGCAAATTACATGGAAGTGACGCGGTTACCTGTGTATCGCCCCTCAGAACAGGAAAAGGAAGATCCAAAGCTTTATGCAGAAAATGTTAGAAAGCTGATGGCTCAGGAG GGTAATTTGATCCTTTCCGATATCGGGCTGGCAGAGAAACGAGTCTATCATGCTGCTCTCAATG GTTTGTTTTGTCAAAGATAA
- the LOC105166171 gene encoding deSI-like protein At4g17486 — protein MTLRSKKRWNCIVPLRLTEKSARHFCLFSKVKSDNDDAKSTPVYLNVYDLTPVNGYVYWAGLGIFHSGVEVHGVEYAFGAHDYPSSGVFEVEPRQCPGFKFRKSIFIGTTTLDATQVREFMERQASNYNGDTYHLIVKNCNHFCKDICYKLTGKRTPKWVNRLAKLGSMFNCVLPETLKITGVQHDPKYQPSDDSEKRRLRSSFSCLSSISSRQKQLSTSSMLLQSPLKGCLPWELKRSTNGSFKER, from the exons ATGACGTTAAGATCAAAGAAACGGTGGAATTGCATAGTGCCACTCCGTTTGACCGAAAAATCAGCCCGCCATTTctgtttattttcaaaagtgaagTCAGATAATGATGATGCGAAAAGTACCCCAGTTTATCTCAATGTGTATGACTTGACACCTGTGAATGGTTACGTTTATTGGGCTGGCCTAGGTATATTTCACTCCGGTGTAGAAG TTCATGGTGTAGAATATGCATTTGGAGCTCATGACTACCCATCAAGTGGTGTATTTGAAGTTGAACCTCGTCAATGCCCCGGATTTAAGTTCCGGAAGTCCATATTCATTGGTACTACAACGTTGGATGCTACTCAGGTTAGGGAGTTCATGGAACGTCAAGCATCAAATTACAACGGCGATACATATCACCTGATTGTAAAGAACTGCAACCACTTCTGCAAGGACATATGCTACAAGTTGACTGGAAAAAGAACTCCAAAATGGGTTAATCGACTCGCCAAATTAG GTTCCATGTTCAACTGTGTGCTACCAGAAACACTTAAGATTACTGGCGTGCAACATGATCCCAAATACCAGCCGTCCGACGATAGCGAGAAAAGGAGACTGAGAAGTAGTTTCAGTTGTCTGTCCTCAATCTCATCGAGGCAGAAGCAGCTATCAACTTCTTCGATGTTGCTACAGTCCCCCTTGAAAGGGTGCCTGCCGTGGGAGTTAAAAAGGTCTACTAATGGTTCATTCAAAGAAAGGTAA
- the LOC105166173 gene encoding peroxisomal membrane protein 11A yields the protein MDSKSATPDPKTQNPIAPAKPTSKNQKDFLTQLEIYLAKRDGVDKLLKISRYATKIILASSLIAQEPLVTRLKSFESSVGVSRKAFRLGKFVQDVNALRSTHFTSHSDLNFVLNVIAYGGEGLYYFIEQFVWLGKAGLIDKRRLPALQKWSAWCEFVGYFGSVSLKVIELRKIDEEERCLVASIDLAVLRGIECREEHDKLRKLREKKMMKRLSMVQDLADGLMALADIRDGRGRLSAPLVVSSAGLLSALISTHKNWISC from the coding sequence ATGGATTCCAAGTCTGCAACCCCTGATCCCAAAACCCAGAACCCCATTGCTCCGGCGAAGCCCACCTCCAAAAACCAGAAGGATTTCCTCACCCAGCTCGAAATCTACTTGGCCAAGCGCGACGGCGTCGACAAACTGTTGAAAATCTCGCGCTACGCCACCAAGATCATCCTGGCCTCATCCCTCATAGCCCAAGAACCACTCGTTACACGCCTTAAATCATTCGAATCGAGCGTTGGAGTCAGCCGCAAGGCCTTCCGTTTAGGGAAGTTCGTCCAAGATGTTAACGCTCTCCGCTCGACCCACTTCACTTCTCACTCCGACTTGAATTTCGTCCTCAATGTTATCGCGTATGGTGGGGAGGGGCTATACTATTTCATCGAACAGTTTGTGTGGTTGGGAAAAGCTGGATTAATCGACAAGAGGCGTTTGCCCGCGTTGCAGAAATGGAGCGCCTGGTGCGAGTTTGTGGGCTACTTTGGCAGCGTGAGCTTGAAGGTGATAGAATTGAGGAAGATTGATGAAGAGGAGAGGTGTTTGGTAGCGAGCATTGATTTGGCGGTGCTGCGGGGGATTGAGTGTAGGGAGGAACACGACAAGCTTAGGAAATTGAGggagaagaagatgatgaagaggCTTTCGATGGTTCAGGATTTGGCTGATGGGTTGATGGCGTTGGCTGATATTAGAGACGGCAGAGGACGGCTTTCGGCCCCGCTTGTGGTGTCGTCTGCGGGGCTACTGTCGGCATTGATTAGTACTCACAAGAACTGGATTTCTTGCTGA
- the LOC105166172 gene encoding lysophospholipid acyltransferase LPEAT1 isoform X1, whose amino-acid sequence MGSELQDLTHAPPAEPRPRPDPDDSPLLLNPETKTPKPQNQVPVAEQSIEEMEKKYAAFVRQDVYGTMGRGDLPWVEKFLLGLALVFLVPVRVVAGMSILVTYYAICRVCTAFLAPNREDGQEDYAHMGGWRRAVIVQSGRFLSRLLLFVFGFYWISETSRGNEVNGQFNNETASLDQSEQLGRPGAIISNHVSYLDILYHMSSSFPSFVAKRSVAKLPLVGLISKCLGCVYVQRELKSSDFKGVSGIVNERIREAHQNKFAPKMMLFPEGTTTNGDYLLPFKTGAFLAKAPVLPIILRYPYQRFSPAWDSISGARHVILLLCQFANYMEVTRLPVYRPSEQEKEDPKLYAENVRKLMAQEGNLILSDIGLAEKRVYHAALNGNIRMPTVLHQKDE is encoded by the exons ATGGGGTCCGAGCTTCAAGACCTGACTCACGCGCCTCCAGCCGAACCGCGACCCAGACCCGACCCAGATGACAGTCCACTCCTCCTCAACCCAGAGACGAAAACCCCCAAACCTCAAAACCAAGTTCCGGTGGCTGAACAAAGTATCGAGGAGATGGAGAAGAAGTACGCCGCGTTTGTCCGGCAGGACGTGTACGGGACAATGGGTCGTGGGGATTTGCCGTGGGTTGAGAAATTCTTACTTGGGCTGGCATTGGTGTTTTTGGTGCCGGTTAGAGTGGTGGCGGGTATGAGTATTTTGGTAACTTATTACGCGATTTGTAGAGTTTGCACAGCTTTTCTAGCTCCGAACAGGGAGGATGGACAGGAGGATTACGCGCACATGGGGGGGTGGCGAAGGGCGGTGATTGTACAGAGCGGCAGATTTCTGTCTAGGCTTTTGCTGTTTGTTTTTGGGTTCTACTGGATTTCTGAAACCAGTAGGGGTAATGAGGTTAACGGGCAGTTTAACAATGAG ACTGCATCTTTGGATCAATCTGAACAGTTGGGAAGACCTGGGGCCATCATATCAAATCATGTATCATATTTAGATATTCTGTACCATATGTCTTCCTCTTTTCCGAGCTTTGTTGCTAAG AGATCAGTGGCTAAACTTCCTCTTGTTGGTCTCATAAG CAAGTGTCTCGGTTGTGTATATGTGCAGCGGGAGTTAAAATCATCGGACTTCAAGGGTGTCTCAG GTATTGTCAATGAAAGAATTCGAGAAGCTCATCAAAATAAGTTTGCTCCAAAGATGATGCTTTTCCCAG AAGGCACAACCACAAATGGAGACTACCTCCTTCCGTTCAAGACTGGTGCATTTCTGGCGAAGGCTCCAGTACTTCCCATCATATTAAGATATCCTTACCAGAGATTTAGTCCTGCATGGGACTCTATTTCTGGG GCGCGCCATGTGATTCTTCTTCTCTGTCAGTTTGCAAATTACATGGAAGTGACGCGGTTACCTGTGTATCGCCCCTCAGAACAGGAAAAGGAAGATCCAAAGCTTTATGCAGAAAATGTTAGAAAGCTGATGGCTCAGGAG GGTAATTTGATCCTTTCCGATATCGGGCTGGCAGAGAAACGAGTCTATCATGCTGCTCTCAATGGTAATATTAGAATGCCTACTGTTTTGCATCAGAAAGACGAATGA